A single region of the Chitinophaga niabensis genome encodes:
- a CDS encoding FAD:protein FMN transferase, giving the protein MNNLLLLFYISGVLHAPEVRFEGTAQGTTYHISYLDEEQRNLKVQVDSIFTEIDKSLSTYRTDSEISTFNQFGAFRFQSVHFYPVLQKAYEVYKATNGAFDPTIMPLTEAYRKGKATGKPWLHQVDSLLQYVGFQYITFDKETVQSSKEHVRLDLDGIAQGYTVDVIAAFLETKGIVDYVVEVGGELRCTNTRTVSIEDPTQPDGRLALLKLNNLSMTTAGNYNDHYSTGGQTFNHILHPKKGIIQSDLLSVTIIAKDGITADAYDTACIVLGLEETKKLLAEHPELDAYLVYRGTGGAPKVFMTEGVKRMLVN; this is encoded by the coding sequence GTGAATAACCTGCTGTTGCTGTTTTATATATCCGGTGTGCTGCATGCCCCCGAAGTGCGCTTTGAAGGAACCGCACAGGGAACTACTTACCATATCAGCTACCTTGATGAGGAACAACGTAACCTGAAGGTACAGGTTGATTCCATCTTCACGGAGATCGATAAAAGTTTATCTACTTACCGGACTGATTCCGAGATCTCGACCTTTAACCAGTTCGGGGCCTTTCGGTTTCAGTCCGTTCATTTTTACCCCGTACTGCAAAAAGCTTACGAAGTTTACAAAGCTACCAATGGTGCTTTTGACCCCACTATCATGCCATTAACGGAAGCTTACCGCAAGGGTAAAGCTACCGGCAAACCCTGGTTACACCAGGTGGATTCCCTGCTTCAGTATGTTGGTTTTCAATACATTACTTTTGATAAGGAAACGGTGCAGAGTTCAAAAGAACATGTGCGGTTGGACCTTGATGGTATTGCGCAGGGATATACGGTTGATGTGATCGCTGCTTTCCTGGAAACAAAGGGGATCGTTGATTATGTGGTAGAGGTGGGAGGAGAGTTACGCTGCACCAATACCAGAACTGTGAGCATTGAAGACCCCACACAGCCTGATGGCCGTTTAGCTTTACTGAAATTGAATAACCTGTCTATGACCACTGCTGGTAATTATAATGATCATTATTCTACAGGTGGGCAAACCTTCAATCATATCCTGCATCCCAAAAAAGGCATTATACAAAGTGACCTGCTGAGTGTGACCATCATTGCAAAAGATGGTATTACAGCGGATGCTTATGATACGGCCTGTATCGTACTTGGGTTGGAAGAGACCAAAAAGCTGCTGGCAGAACATCCCGAACTGGATGCCTATCTCGTATACCGTGGAACGGGTGGGGCACCGAAAGTATTTATGACGGAGGGGGTGAAGCGGATGCTGGTGAACTAA
- a CDS encoding FAD-dependent oxidoreductase, with protein sequence MKRNLMILFLFITFHATAQRYVYVEAESFENKGGWVVDQQSFVVIGSSYLMAHGMGKPVKDASTTVTFPAKGKYRMWVRTKDWAPFPTGPGKFTIWLDGKQAGQVFGESGDVAWKWYDAGMVDVQNEKVQISLKDLTGFNGRCDALFFTDAPKFTPPNKLEDLNALRRKLLHQSAAPGDGGHYDLVVIGGGIAGTCAAISAARMGLKTALIQDRPVLGGNNSSEVRVHLMGDVDKNHYPKLGRIVREMDNGDPGNGNPDAKEYGDARKIQIVKAEKNLSLFLNTHVYKLEKEKDKIIAVTGRDISTNKELRFTGTYFSDCTGDGTVGYLAGADFRMGRESKAETGESLAAEKSDSFTLGTSNLWSSVERDTVSSFPETPWAMQFSDEYHIDQTKSDWEWETGFGNFNTITDAEKIRDHNLRAIYGNWSYLKKSKAEKYGKQELAWVAYIGGKRESRRIIGDHILTQMDIQEGKLYPDGSVTATWTIDLHFPDARNSKYFEGQEFFASTKHIKVAPYTIPYRCLYSKNISNLFMAGRNISTTHVAFGSTRVMRTCGMMGEVVGFAASVAKKYKTSPRGVYQQHLPELMNILKGE encoded by the coding sequence ATGAAACGAAATCTGATGATTCTTTTCCTCTTCATCACATTCCATGCTACTGCACAGCGGTATGTTTATGTAGAAGCGGAATCCTTTGAAAACAAAGGTGGCTGGGTAGTGGATCAGCAATCATTTGTAGTGATCGGTTCTTCTTACCTGATGGCGCATGGTATGGGAAAACCCGTAAAAGATGCAAGCACCACTGTAACGTTTCCTGCAAAAGGGAAGTACAGGATGTGGGTGAGAACAAAAGACTGGGCGCCATTCCCTACCGGGCCGGGTAAATTCACCATCTGGCTGGATGGCAAACAGGCAGGGCAGGTATTTGGTGAAAGCGGCGATGTTGCCTGGAAATGGTATGATGCCGGTATGGTAGATGTTCAGAATGAAAAGGTACAGATCAGCTTAAAAGACCTGACAGGATTTAATGGCCGTTGTGATGCGCTGTTCTTTACAGATGCACCTAAATTCACACCACCCAATAAACTGGAAGACCTGAATGCGCTGCGCCGCAAACTATTACATCAATCAGCAGCACCGGGTGACGGCGGGCATTATGATCTTGTGGTGATCGGTGGTGGCATAGCTGGGACCTGCGCTGCTATCTCTGCAGCCCGCATGGGTTTGAAAACCGCACTGATACAAGACAGGCCTGTGCTGGGAGGAAATAACAGCTCAGAAGTACGGGTACACCTGATGGGAGATGTTGATAAAAACCACTATCCCAAACTGGGCCGTATTGTAAGGGAAATGGACAATGGTGATCCGGGTAATGGTAACCCTGATGCAAAGGAATACGGAGATGCCAGGAAGATCCAGATCGTGAAAGCAGAAAAGAACCTTTCTCTCTTCCTTAACACCCATGTGTATAAACTGGAGAAAGAAAAAGATAAGATCATTGCTGTAACAGGCAGGGATATTTCTACCAATAAAGAATTACGTTTTACAGGTACTTACTTCTCCGATTGCACAGGCGATGGAACAGTTGGTTATTTAGCCGGTGCAGACTTCCGTATGGGCAGGGAAAGTAAAGCCGAAACAGGAGAGTCGCTCGCGGCTGAAAAGTCAGACAGCTTTACACTCGGTACTTCCAATCTCTGGTCTTCTGTAGAAAGGGATACTGTTTCTTCTTTCCCTGAAACGCCCTGGGCTATGCAATTCTCTGATGAGTATCATATAGATCAAACGAAATCAGATTGGGAGTGGGAAACCGGTTTTGGTAATTTTAATACCATTACGGATGCGGAAAAGATCCGCGATCATAACCTGCGTGCTATTTATGGCAACTGGTCTTATCTGAAAAAGAGCAAGGCAGAGAAGTATGGAAAACAGGAACTGGCATGGGTTGCCTATATCGGTGGTAAGCGGGAATCGCGGCGCATCATTGGAGATCACATCCTCACACAGATGGATATCCAGGAAGGAAAATTATATCCTGACGGCAGCGTAACCGCTACCTGGACGATTGACCTGCATTTCCCGGATGCCAGGAACAGCAAGTACTTTGAAGGGCAGGAGTTTTTTGCCAGCACCAAACACATCAAAGTAGCGCCTTACACCATTCCTTACCGTTGTCTTTATTCAAAGAACATCAGCAACCTGTTTATGGCAGGCCGTAATATCAGCACTACACACGTTGCATTTGGCAGTACGCGTGTAATGCGTACCTGTGGCATGATGGGAGAAGTGGTGGGCTTTGCGGCCTCCGTGGCTAAGAAATACAAAACTTCCCCGAGAGGTGTTTACCAGCAGCATTTACCGGAACTCATGAATATCCTGAAAGGTGAATAA